Part of the Cyprinus carpio isolate SPL01 chromosome A23, ASM1834038v1, whole genome shotgun sequence genome, gtttgatttaaacCTCTGAACGCACCTGATCCTCAAAAATGCTGTGACACTAACAAAAAAAGTAGGCCaccataaatatacataataccATTGAACACTAAAATGGTAATCATTCACTATATTAAAggaccattttatttatttatgagacgGGCATTTTTTATAGCAATGAATTTATTGTTTTGACAATAAATCAGAAACTACTTTGGTTTTGTCTCAAAATCTAGTGATGTGTCTACCTAGACAGAAATTTTGGGCATCACTGAATGTGTGCTCAagttgctcaaaaatacagtctaaactatttaagtaaaattaaataaacaatggaatggcatgattaaaaatgaaatctttCAGTAAGTCACAGTGGCTTGATATATTGTTATTAACATAGCATGATACCTTTACAATGCTTTTTATAAGGAGAAATTTACCCTTTCAAAATGTTGGATTCAAAAGTATAAATTCACCTATGTTACCCAAAAATGGTACACTAACAATAACCAACTGTAgaccatgcatatttttttttttttttttaaagatggtattACTATGATACCATGTCGCAAAAACTATGGTAATATTATAGTACatctcttaaaataaaataaaaatataaaaaattatatatagcacttttgaataaaaaaactttgcagttccacagtatttattttattttttgtccttttttttgtaattgaatcCCCTTTGGTCAATTTGATTTGAGTTTCCAGCCATCTTCGAAGTGACCAGACTTTTAaccttaattttaataaaactctggTGCCCTGCGGGAAGATAGAATACTGTTATATCTTCTGGACGCTTTCCCTAACGGCTAGTGATGGGCAGTATTGCTGCCGCGCTCCTCAATTGCTTTCGGGAGATGACACATTGAACCTCTTGGCCAGAAAAGAAAGGGAGAGTGTGTGAATGGGGACGGGGTGGGGGGAGAAAAACAGAGTTTGCATACGTTCCCGTTTGGTTACCCAGCCAGCCAGCGAGCGAGCCCTCGGATGAGAGGAAGCTCTCTAACGGAAGCCATCTACAGGGAAATTTAATTGTCCTTTGAGGTGAATCTCTGCTTAGCTTTCCAGTCACAAACTCAAAGCAAGAGATGGATAGGGAAACAGGGTGTGGGAGACTCTCATTACACCTGCATACAAAAGACCGCCTGTGTCCCGCCGTCCTTGAGATGCCAGAAACCTACAGCTTCAGAGAAGAAATGAAAATCCACAGCAAGGTGCACAATATGATCATTAGTGATGTGTCAGTCATGGTGACACTTCATGTATTGTTGTTCTAGAGGAGCAAAATACAGATATAAAATCATACTGAATATAAGACATGACAAAATAAATTGGATCTGCCATAAGGGTGTTCAGTCTTTCCCTCCTTCTGCAAAGGCAGCATTGCTATCCTCAATCCTGAAACCTTGGGTTCAGGCTGTGAAGAAACTCCTAAGCCTAAAGTATTAAAAGTTTGACATAAAAAGCACAATCAGACCAGTGGCCGATAAACCTGGAGTAAAAAAGGGACATGTGTAGAAACACCATACCAACCACAAAGCAATGCATTAAAATCCATTAGAAACCATGTAGCCACGCCATTCTGGAGGTGATTTTGCAGCAGCAAATACCCACTTTCTCAACTGCCCGGTTATTTAGTCACAAAATGCAACTATATTATCGCATAGCTCTTTATTTAAAGTTGGAAGTATGTCCAATTTAACCTGCATACATACACTTACGTAACGCAATAAACACTAGATCACAAATCCCAACTGTCTGATTGCATGTATCATCACAACATGTAAACTATAATATCTTATTATCTGCCAAATATGACTATAAAgcattaagatattaaaataatataaacattaaaggaacagtacacccaaaaatgacaatttgctgaaaGTCAACACACACTTAAGACAAACAagattcataataataacaaacttcaacaaaaaatacttcaaaaaataaattttatttaaaactgttttttgcatgtaaatggtatatgatctgtgcatatttctctcctgattcaaacatGATGACTTTTTCACATCTTGATTAATTTGTTCTTagaaacacagctttttgctttacaagatattaattgatggattggagccatgtggattattgtgatgtttttatcagctgttaggactctcaatctgacggcacccattcactgcagaggatccattggtgagatgcaatgcttaatttctccaaatctgttctgataaagaacaAAGTCATCTATATCTTTGAAGGCCTGAAGGTGAGGAAATGttaagcacatttttattttggtgtcaTCTATTCCTTTAACATCAAGATTTTCTGTAAAGCAGATTTGAAATAATGTATAACGTGAAGTACGCATACAAAAAATGACTTGACAAAAATCTAGATCTCTTCTGGCATTTGTAAGTTTTCATTGTTCAAACACTTCATTCAGACAGTCTGTTCATCCAGATTGTGTGGATTCTCAATGCAAGCAGAAACAAACGGAGTGTGTTATCAGCAGAGGTCTCAGCTCCAAATATTGAGTCACAGTTTTCTTTTCCTACAATAGAGCATAAAATCGAATCTTCTTGGTTTTCTAGCTTTTgttgcaaaaaaatttaataaaaaataaaagcttttaagtGTCACatccacatctcaaaatccaatcaacaactgatgaatAGAACCTATAGTCCCACCGtccttcattttttcttttccgGTAAGCCATTACACATAAGAAAACATCTGTCACTGCACCTATTTCATTGAGACTTTAAACTCTATAATAGAGACAAATAATGAAGCGTACCACAATTACTCAAGGAATGAACTTCCTCAGTGGTTTAATCTAATCAACATTACGAACAGGTTTAAAATTCAAATCCTTTTCCAAAATCACCAGAAATGGCAATACCCAGTCTAAgatttttaaacactgaaaaaagactaaataaaaacgAGGAAAACAAGGCAACACATGCACACAGTAGAGCGAATGCACACTGTCATGCTGTTTTACATGGTTAACTTCAGCGAATCAGAATCTGCAGCTACTTCTGATCGATTAATGGAGAAATAATTCATGTGAGGAAGCAGGTTATGACGTTCAGGAGAAAAACATGTGGACAAGGGAAAAGCAATGTCATCTAAGTTTCTTTCTCCTCTGAAGATAACGGACACGCAGATACACACCACCGAGCACCAAGACGCCCTGTCGTCTAACTCACAGGGGCTATTTTGGAGAGAGCCTTGAAGTGTGAAGAGTTTGAATGTTTCTCAGCTGACTCTCGTGAAAGCTACAGTGCCCCCTAGTGGCGAGGACAATGTATTGTCTGTGCTATGTTCCTTAGGGTGGCATGACAGCATGATTGTAATGTGTAcgtgtgtttttattgttgacaGTGCTGATGAATGAAGGAAAGCACGTCATCTTTAGACAGTTTGTCGGGGTTGACCCGCGTCTGGGAGTCGTGAACTCGGACGCCTTCCTCCCAAGCCCAAAACAGCCTGTCTTGATGACATGCACTGAGAAACAGAAGAATAGAGAGAAACAAACCAATTAAAAAGGATGCTGGGGGTTTAGAGAGATACTTGTTTCTTTGAAGGTCAGATGCTACATAAAAGCCAGCATTCTTTGTTCAGTATCTTCTTGAAAATTCAAgctatgtaatgtaatttttctgCTCAGCGCTTCAATCCAAAATCGGTTGCCAGTGCAGTGCTAGTCATGCAGGATTACTTCATATTGGCACTTTAATACTTACTGGAAAGGTGCCACAGAGCCAGGCGGCAGTTCATAAGTCGATTCTTTGGTCTGCTTATTGTAGAAAAACTTTCTTTTAGAACTTTTGCTGAAAGCCATTGTCCATGGGTCtgtcaaaaagagaaaaaaatatttgacaaaatcaTCTTTAACAAGGCACTCCACTAATATTATCCTTATtatttcctccctctctctcaccgTTAACAGTTTTGATGATGTAAAGGCCACTAGGGAGGAAGTGACGGTCATCTCTGCCAGTGTATGACAGTCTTGGCATCCCTCCCGAGCTCTTGGTTACCTTCATTTCCaacctggggggaaaaaaatgaataaataaatatatcaaataaaatataatatatatatatatatatacacacacacacacacacaagtaaaatagtaatattaaattaaataaaaaataagaagaataatcTAATGGTGGAACACACCTCACAAAGATCTTCTCCATCTCCTCTAACCTATAGACTTCCTTCACTCTAAAAAATTAAagagagagtgaatgaatgaatgaggctgAAACAGCAAGCAGACTGACTTGCAGTATCATCATAAACATGAAAGATCCTGTCTAGACTCTAGTAAAACACAGTATCTTCATTAATTTTACATACTGCACCCTCCGGTGTTCATAGGACTTCCTGGCCCCCAGGGCTGTCACTGACATGGCAATTAGCACAACTGCAAAGAGAAAGGAATATTACCGGATGGGGTTCATGTCTGGCCTGCTGGGTTTGGACACAGCTTTCACAAACTTCTCCGCCATCTGGATTCTGCaccaaaaaagatttttttttttaacatttctggtTTGCATTTAGATGATAATAAACCCAAATCAAAAGCAACTAAAGTTGATTTAGTTGCTTTTGATATCCAATGTGAAATATAACGCTAAtactatattatacatataagaatataataactGTATACAAAAAATACTgacgtttaatttttttttttttaaacagcgtttctgcaggttttataaaGGTAAACAAGACTTTTTAAGATCTTTGTAACACTAAGTAAAAAGATTTTAAGAATCTATTGAATGgaacaaaaaacatcaataagGTATCTAATGTAAATGTCTTGCATTAGCAAGTAATTGCAGTAGTATTTTAGCACTAGtaattttgccttgttttccagtgcaaatgtctaaagattcttaaatcaaaatacatttacttgagaagcaaaatggcaTTTGATGATGAAAATGGCAAGTGAGTTGTTGAttacaaaaagaacaaatatctgtcaatacacaacttaaaaatcaatttaaagagaaaacaagttttcacaccccactgacagatttttgttcttgttttaaaggTAAGctcatttaattgtatttgtttctcAGAAAACTGGGCATCACATCTTCAAACTGCATCTCAAGTAAAAGCTGATTtaatgatgtttagatatttgtattggaaaacaaaacataaatttgcAGTGCATGCAAATTTTAATTCCATGACATCATGAATTTAAGATTTTCTTCTCCAATTTGAGaccttttaaaatcttttaaataataatgcattgtaGCAATGTTTTCACACAAACTGTACCTTAGTGGAAGGATTGCACTTTATAAACctgcttaataaaataatgaaagattTCTATGTGTGATCATTTGGGAATAGCTTCTGCAAAAGACCTCTGGTTGAAGTGCTGATCTCGGACATCAGTGCCGTTGAGAACAAGAGCATCGAGAATGTGCACAGCGTTGATCCTTCTCTGGGCTTTTCCCTACAAGCACAGATGCAAAGACTCAAAATTGATGCAAAGATTTTTATACggtgtattttgatgttttatttgttatgtaaaatgttttgagaagtaacatttaaaggcgctatagaaaaataaaagttattattatcaataaaaaactTCTTACAAGCAtgcatgtcattatttttattgaaacaacAAGAGCTCTTTCCCCTTACAGTATTAATGTAAAGCTGTCATTCAACACAGTTCTCTCTACTCTCAACTACTGTTATACTGATTCTGTCTGTTCACCTCTCCCTTCAGCTCCTGGACGATCTCTGCACTCAATAGTGTCTCTCTGGGCAGCTCCAGTTTGAAGTTTTCCAGCTTCTTCCACCGTAACGGGGCTTTACCATCCCACGTGTAGATCTGAGATCTCTGCATACACAAACAGTTTAGGGTTTTCGCTCTTTAAgcaatatataaagatatatatgaCCACAGCATAATATAAATTTAGcctaaattacataaatatcagATTCATAGATATATTCCTTACCCCAAGTCCCAGGAGAAAGAGCTGTTCTCCTCCTCCCACAATGCACCTGTAGTCCAGTACGTGCTGTAGTTTATCCATATTTCCTGAGTTCAGTGCAGTTGGTCTGGAACTAAAACTGTCCATATTGGAGCCCTGAGATGGAAAGACAGTAAGCAGAGAAATACATTTAGATTTGATTTATAAgaaatttaaactgtattttaatctgttatttaaTTGTCAGATTAAATTGTCACccttttttattaccttttttccTCGTCACATATTTAAGTAATAATCCTAAATTAGATATCACTTGAAAGCATAAACACTCAAAATTCAACATGtgacagctgttttaaataggaCATTGTGTTACAATGGAAATGGTCCTTAAAATCCATTTAGCGGGCTCATCCCCCTTGTATCACGTGTCATATTACAACATTTACTACAgcattttataatcaaaacttTTTCTAATCTTGACAGAAcacatatcgttggaaaggtctgtGTCTCTCAGTTAGTGAAAGAAGTAATATTGTGACAGAAATCTATAAGTTTGTGACaggaaagtacaaaaaaaaagaacctccatttttgtgatatcaacttcaaatttggaacataactcacttattttagattttacagcagttttaggttctaaaatattttgtaaaatatttatattagataaaatgaaacaaatttagTATAGTGCATTTTCTTCACAGTTAACTTTTACTGTACAATTGTACAAATATATCAATTATGTCATTGGAAAACGTCCAAAAAAcgttttacaatttttttgttaatttcttttaacaaaaaaaatataatttcttttttctttgtattttgtgGTGAATTATGACCCTGACATTATAGACTTCAGTTGATTCACCCACTTAGCTCTTCTTTTCTAGAACATCACGTCCACAAGAGCATTACCACATTCCCAGCTAACTTCTcaaagcccacacacacacatacacacacttacctTCACGAGCTCACAGAACTTTGCTTTCGGATCAGTTGATGAAGGAGCGACTCTGGCTTTATCAGGAATCTGCACAAAGATGAAGATGTTCAAGGTCTCAATCATTCAAATTGGAATTAGTTTGTCCCTACACATCCCTACGCAAAACAATGTTCTTTGAAATCTTTCAGACACCACCAAAGAGCACTAAACTAAACCTCAGTCCACTATGAAGTTTGTGGCTATTGTTTTTGGACTCACCCCCCATAGTTTGAGACATTCTTTCCGGATGTCAGCTTGCCTGGACTCAAACAGTGTCCTACAAAGACACACAGCCTTGTCAGTGAAGCTTATACAAACGCAGACATGTGcgcacaaacaaataaaagagagTTTGAGAGGAATGCCCTGAAACACACCAGAGGAAGAATGTGTGACTCACGTATCTCTGACGTATGTGTGGATCTTAGCCAGCGCTTTGATCTGTACTGCACAATGGCTGCAAGACAAGGGATCAGAGTTCAGTAAATAAACCTAAGCATGAATGAATGCatcgagagagacagagagaaagagacaaaaaaaagggTCATAAAGCGATAACGGTACCTTTCATTGGAGTTGATCATGAATTGGAAGAAGTCAGTGTCTCCTTTAATGATTTCCAGAGGGACGACTTCAGTAACGTCTCTGTCCGAGTGTCTGAAGTGATTCAGTTTCAGGTTGATGGTGAACATGTATTCTCTGACAGCATCGGTGCCTGGCTTTAAACTCTTGCACACCACATATCTGCAAGCAGACAGCATTAAAAATCAGTCCCTAATGCTCATGCTCAATAatcaactgtaacattataatgTGACGTTAGTCAAAAATGCTACTTTTTCTGtacaagcataataataataataataatagtgtgcACAATAATaccaggaatgtgcattaaacaaagtaaatagggcaaaatttttagttttacagttttttattgatctattaaaaaaaaaaaaaaaatcaatagaatCAATAGAAATAAACAATGAATCAAACACTACTAGCCaaatatttagaataattatGGTAATTAAGATTccatttacttgattaaaaatacagcaatattgtgaaatattactgccatgtaaaataactgttttctattttaatatatttcaaaatgtaatttattcctgtgatgacaaaagcagagttttatatatatatatatatatacacggtatattgaacggtagtgtatataaaaaactTCTGCAAATCTAAAAATGAGTGTATATAAAAAACTTCTGCATTTTTAAGTcaagaaaaaagtatatattaatatgctGAACAGAGAAACCCAGGTATATACGTTTCAGTGCCCATTGCCAGGAGCTCTCTCAGGCTCTCAAAGTGAGTCATGGAGGATGAACACTAACCTCTCTGAATTGGCGGGCCGGCTGGTGACGGGTTTGAACAGCGAGACCCTCTCGAAGCAGAGGTACAGCAAATAAATCAAGCCCACGCTGAACGGTGTGAACAGGTCAAACGTCTTGCACACAAAATGGCCTCCtgtaaaaacaaagattttgagTTGAGAAGTTGAagcaaaagtgtttaaataattaacattcatCTATTTAAATGGACCATATAATGGAAAACAACCAATCATAACATAGCTCATTTATATAATCCTAAAGGCACAGAGTTAAGAGAAAGTTTCATGTAAAACTAAACACAcaaacttgtgaaaaaaaaggcACTCTAGAAAGGTTTTAAAATATGGCTCTTCAATACTAGAACCGTAAAAATATTACCGTTGATTTGATACACCTAAAATTAGCTCTGAAGTAACCAAGTCTTTTCTCAGTCACATAATAACCTTCCTAATTACAGGATTTCAGAATAAATAGACTTGTGTCTAGGCGCATCCCAAGATAAAATCCAAACAGATCTGAGACAAGAGGCTGTACAATAATATCAAGTCAAGAAAAGGCATTAAATCATCTTCAAAGCCTTGAGAAAGACATCATCAAAGAGATGAGATCATTTGGAAGAACTGGCTGTCCTCCAAAACTGAGTGTCTGGGACTGAAGAAAAACCACGAGACCTATGGTAAGCTAAAAGAAGATGCAGTGTTCCATGACAAAGATAGAAGATGCACTACTGATGTGAATCGTCCGTCCCTAGAGTAGAGCACAATAAAGCTTTAATGATACTTCTTCAACATCAGGGGAACGAAAACtagaggagaaagaaaaacatcCTGGAGGAAAACAAGGATTTTGAGTGATTTAACCTAAAAGACAACTCAACTTCCAATAAGAAAATGGCCAAAGCATACACAAAAGCCCAAAATCCAGACCTTCATTCAAACATCTATGAAATAAAACTACTAATCTCAAATGGACACAATCCAACTTGAACTCCAGGGTTTCACAACTATCTACAGAGCAGAAGAAATCAAATCTTACCAAATAGTGAAtctgtaattagattaaatttacaaaaagtgaGTTTGCAGTTAGTTTTCAAGcttgaactgaatgtaatgagacaaacagacacaaaataatGGCAGATGGAGAAAAGTCTTTCTATTGAATCACAGCAAGCATAAAACATAAAGGAATGTAGTCTGAATCACAAGCAAAtgacttttaaattgtaaaaaaagtaactgattTAACTCAATCTGACAAACCCAAActcactaaattattattattatttttttaaatgttgagatTTTCTCCGTGTTAATTATTGCAAAATGGACCCCAatacaaatctgaaaaaatatatatatatatatatgtccaagAGAGTGAATAGTCTTTATTGGAATGTTattatgcacacaaacaaaaacacacattacctGGTCTGACGACAGACATGGCAGTGAGGAACTGACATAGGAGGAGCTGTTTACTCAAAATCTCCTGAATGTTCTCTTGGCCCTCCACAGAAAAACCCTGATGAGCAGCACACCGTCAGAATCTATCGACCAATCACACGACaacaatattcacatttaaaccaATCACAACAGAGCATGTCTTACCCCATCTGCCATTAAGAAGTGCAGGCCTCGCCCTTCAGTGCTGTCTAAGACAAAGTTGCGAAACGCAGTGATGTTTTCCGGCCGCGTGATGTCACCATCGCCATCAATCCCACCCTCACCTGAAACACCGGTAATGAGACATTCAAAAGAAATTcccatattttcatttaatattttttctataaCTAGTTTAAACGTGTATACTAAGTGAAATTGgaattgaaaacaatttttaatgttgGTAAAAGAGTCACCAaggctgaagtaatgatgctaaaaattcagctttgcatcacaggaacaaatttcattttaaaatatattaaaaaaggaaaacagttatttttaattgcaataatattgcatttttgatttttgattaaacataagagacttcatgaaaaatcttaattactccaaacttctgaacagaaGAGTAggtattacattaaaatttctACATTAACcgatacagtaaaaatgttagattgttgttttttgtccatGTTTAAATGATTGAACCTCATACCATAATAGGCCTCAAAGAGCTCGCTGGGCGCAGCATAGAAATCTTCCAGTTTGAAATCGTTGGATCCTTTAAGCGTCATCCCAAAACCTTTCGCATGCCAGCGCCGCCGCCACAATACATACTCTGAGAATCCTCCTGGTCCTGCACATACATCTCCAAAATACAGCAACTCACCATCTTTATCCCGCGTCTGCGGCTTCTACACACACGGACATCCAATTCAGAAATCTTATTACAGCACATATTTCAATCCATAATGCCACAGCTTGTGTAACTGTGGTCTCACCCCTTGAAAATCCTTTGGGTTAGTGAACATATAGTCAAAAACATGATCCATGTTCGCCATCTTCATAGCAGCTCTgaagagaaaacagagagaaagaaatttAGAAATGATATGTTTCTATCATTACATTGTATGCATGTGGAGACGCCACCTACCTGTTGAGAAAGAAAGCCCCTCGGATTGTTTCATAAGGGTTTGATCGAGTACGCGCTCTCCTCATCTCCTCCCCCTCCAAGTCATCAAACACAGTctgaaaacaaatacatataaaatgacGTGTTACATTATTACAAGACACAGAGCACTCTGTGTTTTGGTCTTATGCAAGACAGGAGAAACATAAGAAATGTTTGACACACTCACTTTGCAGCGAAGAAGGAGATGCAGTAGATTCTCAGAGCAAAATTCAGTTTCAtcttcaatttttaattttttctaaaaatataagcataggtatagatatacatataaacatgGAAAGctgataaataacattttatatgaatgtacactaccgttcaaaagagtcattaagatttttttttaaattgagaaaagacacattaaagtgatcaaaagatATTTATAGAAAGatatataagatatttattttcaaataaatactatcCTTTTGAAATTTTCATTGGAAGGAAACCCagaatataataattgtaaaagaatgataaaatgtttgaatgaaaAACAGCATGGCATGCATTTTGATGTCAACTACCCATTTACAGTTGGTAAGGTCTTTATCGTAGCCAATTATGAGATGCAGAGGTTTATTAGTAAAgctaatatttataaaacactgtTTGCACAGCAGACCCATGTGAACAAGAGACAACAAATAACTAAGCAAAAATAAATTTAGTCAGATGGTGactaatcattttttaaaataataagcatTTGATCTTAAACTAATCATTTCAGTACATCAGTATGTATAATACGTGCTGCAATACCTGGCCCACAGCCATCCAATCCCTCAACTCATCTGCATCTGGGATCTCTGGAGAACTTTCTGGAAACCACGTCACTGATTCTAAAGCACTTGGCTGAGAGTACAAATGAGAAATGAGGGAGAAGTAATGGCCCTGGACTActaatgtttctgttttaatatggAAGAAACACTGTTGGAAATGTTGCCATACAGTACCTCCGGCTCATCTTGCCAGTCTACATTGAGGTCGCCCTGAAAGCCCTTCAGGGTCAGACCCAAACCTCGCCTCCCACGCTGGGTCGATGCTTCTACGATCTCTTTCCGCCCTTGACCGAACTTTCCCAAACCCTCGCCTTCTCTGAAACCCATTTTGGCCTGAAGGAAAGAGAAGAGGAGaccattttaatgtgttaaaatgcatttaaccgGCTTACAAGACAGTAAAAGGAACGACGGGAGGTGCTTATTTTACCATGAGTTTCTGAGAGACTCCGTTATACATAGCAAATCTGGAAGACGCTTCAGAAGAGGCATCATTGCCCTCAGCATTCTGGGAATTAGAAGGCCTGGAGAAACTGGGTTTGTGATCCTCAACATCACTGAGAGACTCACTCTGACTTGAATCTGGGAGACAAAAAAATGGGACAAGCTTTCAGAAACTTACACTATATAACCAAAGTATCTGGACAGGGGAACATCACAGTGTCACGTGCCACAAGGAAACCCCTCTCTAACCCTGACTGGTGGTTCTTTGAGAAGACTCCTCATCTTCATCAGAGGAGTCCTCACGGATAGCCTTCCTCTTCTTCGGAGGCTCGTCTGAGGCTTGTGCCCGTCGCTTCATCTTAAATTCAAGAGGTCCAAGAACCTGCATC contains:
- the LOC109113211 gene encoding cap-specific mRNA (nucleoside-2'-O-)-methyltransferase 1-like; amino-acid sequence: MKRRAQASDEPPKKRKAIREDSSDEDEESSQRTTSQDSSQSESLSDVEDHKPSFSRPSNSQNAEGNDASSEASSRFAMYNGVSQKLMAKMGFREGEGLGKFGQGRKEIVEASTQRGRRGLGLTLKGFQGDLNVDWQDEPEPSALESVTWFPESSPEIPDADELRDWMAVGQKKLKIEDETEFCSENLLHLLLRCKTVFDDLEGEEMRRARTRSNPYETIRGAFFLNRAAMKMANMDHVFDYMFTNPKDFQGKPQTRDKDGELLYFGDVCAGPGGFSEYVLWRRRWHAKGFGMTLKGSNDFKLEDFYAAPSELFEAYYGEGGIDGDGDITRPENITAFRNFVLDSTEGRGLHFLMADGGFSVEGQENIQEILSKQLLLCQFLTAMSVVRPGGHFVCKTFDLFTPFSVGLIYLLYLCFERVSLFKPVTSRPANSERYVVCKSLKPGTDAVREYMFTINLKLNHFRHSDRDVTEVVPLEIIKGDTDFFQFMINSNESHCAVQIKALAKIHTYVRDTTLFESRQADIRKECLKLWGIPDKARVAPSSTDPKAKFCELVKGSNMDSFSSRPTALNSGNMDKLQHVLDYRCIVGGGEQLFLLGLGRSQIYTWDGKAPLRWKKLENFKLELPRETLLSAEIVQELKGEGKAQRRINAVHILDALVLNGTDVRDQHFNQRIQMAEKFVKAVSKPSRPDMNPIRVKEVYRLEEMEKIFVRLEMKVTKSSGGMPRLSYTGRDDRHFLPSGLYIIKTVNDPWTMAFSKSSKRKFFYNKQTKESTYELPPGSVAPFHACHQDRLFWAWEEGVRVHDSQTRVNPDKLSKDDVLSFIHQHCQQ